From one Bacteroidota bacterium genomic stretch:
- a CDS encoding methyltransferase domain-containing protein: MNNHQELSYELYVFKVLTVFREPLFRKIIGKIAIPPGSKGLDAGCGPGFITRILAEQTGKEGHVTGLDISRDFLDYANKMHKQENLDFVYGDVNNLPFDDGVFDWVWSVDTVWPGPKEMGCPAENPSGIIHEYHRVLKPGGKIFILYWTSQKLLPGYPILEARLNTTSSATAPFAEHLAPENHVMNARKWLQDAGFKDTCSRTFLHDINAPLSENDRESLFILFDMLWSSAEKELDIKDYQKYKSLCDPLSPDNVLNNTEYSGFYTYTMFKGLNR; this comes from the coding sequence ATGAACAATCACCAGGAATTATCATACGAGCTGTATGTTTTTAAGGTTTTAACAGTATTCCGGGAACCATTATTCAGGAAGATCATCGGTAAAATAGCGATCCCTCCCGGGAGCAAAGGTCTTGATGCCGGTTGCGGTCCGGGTTTCATTACCCGGATCCTGGCAGAACAGACCGGTAAAGAAGGTCATGTTACCGGATTGGATATATCCAGGGATTTCCTGGATTATGCAAATAAAATGCATAAACAGGAAAATCTCGATTTTGTATACGGTGATGTAAACAACCTTCCATTTGATGACGGTGTTTTTGACTGGGTATGGAGTGTGGATACCGTCTGGCCTGGTCCTAAGGAAATGGGCTGCCCGGCTGAAAATCCGTCGGGGATTATCCATGAGTACCATAGAGTATTAAAGCCGGGTGGAAAGATCTTTATTTTGTACTGGACTTCGCAAAAACTTCTTCCCGGTTATCCCATCCTGGAAGCCCGGCTGAATACCACCAGTTCCGCAACCGCTCCCTTTGCTGAGCATCTGGCACCGGAAAATCATGTGATGAATGCAAGGAAATGGTTGCAGGATGCAGGTTTCAAAGATACATGCAGCAGGACATTTCTGCACGATATCAATGCTCCCTTAAGTGAAAACGACAGGGAGTCGCTTTTCATCCTGTTTGACATGCTCTGGAGCTCGGCTGAGAAAGAATTGGATATAAAGGATTATCAAAAATATAAAAGTCTCTGCGACCCTCTTTCTCCGGATAATGTACTAAACAACACGGAGTACAGCGGATTTTATACCTATACAATGTTTAAAGGGCTAAATCGATGA